A single genomic interval of Stieleria maiorica harbors:
- a CDS encoding site-2 protease family protein: MLLSEPPETAYDIRFTLLGFPVRIAVTFWLGAVVFGYSLCRFFSSEELGVGPLMIAWALCLLVSILIHELGHALAFRHYGIQSSIVLYHFGGLAIPTSTYTPGRSIARIGEKEQLIISAAGPAFQLLSALLVIVAVKLAGFEVSAFRWMPAFLANLPWVTEGAVMDSRGMLALVTFYILPSVLWALLNLVPVWPLDGGRIARSLIVINGGTVAQSLWVSVICSGLLAFYAFNHGQPMMGVFFLMFGFSSYQMLNPMNNGWR; this comes from the coding sequence ATGCTGTTATCCGAGCCCCCCGAGACCGCCTACGACATCCGTTTCACGTTGCTGGGGTTCCCGGTCCGAATTGCAGTGACCTTTTGGTTGGGTGCGGTCGTTTTCGGTTACAGCCTGTGCCGGTTCTTTTCCAGTGAAGAGTTGGGCGTCGGTCCGCTGATGATTGCCTGGGCGCTCTGTTTGTTGGTGTCCATTTTGATCCACGAACTCGGTCACGCGTTGGCGTTCCGCCACTATGGCATTCAATCGTCGATCGTGCTGTATCACTTCGGCGGCTTGGCGATTCCCACCAGCACGTACACGCCGGGGCGTTCGATCGCGCGGATCGGCGAGAAGGAGCAGTTGATCATCTCGGCCGCAGGGCCGGCGTTTCAGTTGTTGTCGGCGCTGTTGGTGATCGTGGCGGTCAAGTTGGCAGGATTTGAAGTGTCAGCGTTCCGTTGGATGCCCGCGTTTTTGGCAAACCTGCCCTGGGTGACCGAGGGTGCGGTGATGGATAGTCGCGGCATGTTGGCGTTGGTGACGTTCTACATCCTGCCGAGCGTTTTGTGGGCGTTGTTGAACCTTGTTCCGGTCTGGCCACTCGATGGCGGTCGAATCGCGCGCAGTCTGATCGTGATCAACGGTGGCACGGTCGCTCAATCGTTGTGGGTCAGTGTGATCTGCAGTGGTTTGTTGGCCTTCTATGCGTTCAACCATGGCCAACCGATGATGGGCGTGTTCTTTTTGATGTTCGGCTTCAGCAGCTACCAGATGCTCAACCCGATGAACAACGGGTGGCGTTAA
- a CDS encoding Mrp/NBP35 family ATP-binding protein: protein MSDLSESSVRELLDRHVDPETGRPMGSMGQVVSVSIRDKQADITLGLSSHSLPIQDDVRDAVTSKLVTAFPGVQANVTFQPHARPAARVGQTALRAKSVIAVGSGKGGVGKSTVAASIALTLRRLGSRVGLMDADVYGPSIPHLLGLSGRPGFSESKRIDPIMLDDNPDLSPMPVMSMGFLVDPNEAVIWRGPMLHGSINQFLGMTEWGELDYLIIDMPPGTGDVALTLSQAIPLAGSVVVCTPQEVALLDAVKAIAMFRKVNIPILGMVENMSGFLCPDCGKTYDIFGAGGAREKAEQMDVSFLGGLPLDIKLRIAGDEGRLPAVIDSDAAARAPLERISQAMVRTLAARNAATPPKPTLPTL from the coding sequence ATGTCCGATCTTTCCGAATCGTCCGTCCGTGAACTACTCGATCGCCACGTGGATCCCGAAACAGGCCGCCCGATGGGATCGATGGGGCAAGTCGTTTCGGTCAGCATCCGTGACAAGCAAGCCGACATCACCCTCGGGCTTTCCTCGCACTCGCTTCCGATCCAAGACGACGTTCGCGACGCCGTGACATCGAAACTTGTCACGGCGTTCCCCGGTGTCCAAGCCAACGTGACCTTTCAACCTCACGCGCGACCGGCGGCGCGGGTCGGTCAGACCGCCCTGCGCGCCAAAAGCGTGATCGCCGTGGGCAGCGGCAAAGGTGGTGTGGGTAAAAGCACGGTCGCGGCATCGATCGCATTGACCTTGCGACGTCTCGGCAGCCGCGTCGGATTGATGGACGCCGACGTCTACGGCCCTAGCATCCCGCACCTGCTGGGACTTTCCGGTCGTCCCGGGTTTAGCGAGTCCAAGCGGATCGACCCGATCATGCTCGATGACAATCCCGATCTGTCGCCGATGCCCGTGATGTCGATGGGATTCCTGGTCGACCCCAACGAAGCGGTGATTTGGCGGGGACCGATGCTGCACGGGTCGATCAATCAGTTCTTGGGCATGACCGAATGGGGCGAGCTGGATTACTTGATCATCGACATGCCGCCGGGAACGGGTGACGTCGCGCTAACACTGTCACAAGCCATCCCGCTGGCCGGCAGCGTGGTCGTCTGCACGCCCCAAGAGGTCGCCTTGCTGGATGCCGTCAAAGCGATCGCGATGTTCCGCAAGGTCAATATTCCGATCTTGGGGATGGTGGAAAACATGAGCGGATTCCTATGCCCGGATTGCGGCAAAACCTACGACATCTTCGGCGCCGGAGGGGCGCGGGAAAAGGCCGAACAGATGGACGTTTCGTTCCTCGGCGGTCTGCCGCTGGACATCAAATTGCGGATCGCCGGCGACGAAGGCAGACTTCCAGCGGTGATCGACAGCGACGCCGCCGCCCGCGCACCGCTGGAACGCATCAGCCAAGCGATGGTCCGCACCCTGGCCGCCCGAAACGCCGCCACCCCCCCCAAACCAACGCTCCCCACCCTTTAA
- a CDS encoding cupin domain-containing protein, whose protein sequence is MVVDLAALPGVQCPCGIARRGFAEREDFPGTIHLTRIDRSAQTHYHSEHTEVYVVLECDDDAAIELDGRLHPVRPKTSILIPPGTRHRAVGRMEVVIVCLPKFDPADEHFD, encoded by the coding sequence ATGGTTGTCGATTTGGCAGCGTTGCCGGGGGTTCAATGTCCCTGTGGCATCGCCCGCCGAGGATTTGCCGAGCGTGAGGATTTTCCCGGGACAATTCATCTAACGCGAATCGATCGATCGGCCCAAACGCATTACCATAGCGAACACACCGAGGTGTACGTCGTACTGGAGTGTGATGACGATGCGGCGATCGAATTGGATGGCCGATTGCATCCGGTGCGACCGAAAACTTCGATCCTGATTCCCCCCGGCACACGCCATCGTGCGGTGGGGCGGATGGAAGTGGTGATCGTTTGCCTGCCAAAATTTGACCCCGCCGACGAGCATTTCGACTGA
- a CDS encoding outer membrane protein assembly factor BamB family protein yields the protein MTRSILHCSSRLKAALSSLLMVPMLWLGVSADAADWPYWRGPNMDGTAEVTGLPDDWDPKGGEGSNLLWKRDDIGSFCTPVVMDGRLYSIQRHLPDTEREGEKVVCLDAKTGETIWENSYNVWLSDVPGERVGWTSVVADPDSGNVYVLGACDIFQCMDGKTGETLWKVPLHEQFGMLSTYGGRTNFPIVHEDLVIISGIIINWGEYAKPNHRMLALDKRTGEFVWFSGTRDLPYDTSYSAPSIATIDGQRQLIMGFGDGQVWGIQPRTGKQLWKYELSMRGLFAAPLVVGDKVFCSHNEENVGESANVMGAVAGLKISGSGDQTQATELWKQFEVVAGFSEPVLVDGRLYLVDDRCKMWIFDAETGEAIVEQERFADSRQKSALLYADGKIYVTTENGRWSVVKPTEDGFEVVNDGRLRSEGFVASPIVADGRLYFQGTRNLYCISNESARQTDQRMSDAYGEETPVSEDTEIAQVQIVPVEAVIQPGETIEYKVNVFNAIGQKLETPDGVTFRVEGGAASIDGNTLTAAADAAHTGVQVVAQLGEATGTARVRVIPPLPWKFTFDDLNDPPLSWVGARYRHVIREIDGSPALTKISTIPKGARSRAWMGPSDLAEYTISADVRGARALGALPDIGLTAHGYVLDLMGEAQQVQIRTWAASEERSSAVAEFPWSEDQWYRMKLRVDLGSQAPAQVAVVRGKVWPRDQQEPKEWTLTVRDESPNLSASPGLYGNAKVAEIYLDNIEVVENTDE from the coding sequence ATGACGCGATCCATTCTCCACTGCAGTAGTCGACTGAAGGCGGCGCTGAGTTCTCTTTTGATGGTGCCGATGCTGTGGCTCGGTGTTTCGGCCGATGCAGCCGATTGGCCCTACTGGCGCGGTCCGAACATGGACGGGACGGCGGAGGTGACCGGATTGCCCGACGACTGGGATCCCAAGGGCGGCGAGGGCAGCAATTTGTTGTGGAAACGCGACGACATCGGCAGCTTCTGCACGCCTGTGGTGATGGATGGCCGGTTGTATTCGATCCAGCGGCATCTGCCTGACACCGAGCGTGAAGGCGAAAAAGTTGTCTGCTTGGACGCCAAAACGGGTGAGACGATTTGGGAGAACAGCTACAACGTTTGGCTGTCCGACGTTCCCGGAGAACGTGTCGGTTGGACCAGCGTCGTCGCCGATCCCGATTCCGGCAACGTCTACGTGCTGGGTGCCTGTGACATCTTCCAGTGCATGGATGGAAAAACGGGCGAAACCTTGTGGAAGGTCCCGCTGCACGAACAGTTCGGGATGCTCAGTACCTACGGCGGCCGGACGAATTTCCCGATCGTTCACGAGGATTTGGTGATCATCAGCGGGATCATCATCAACTGGGGCGAGTACGCCAAACCCAACCACCGTATGCTGGCCCTGGACAAGCGGACCGGCGAATTTGTCTGGTTCAGCGGCACCCGCGACCTGCCCTACGACACCTCGTACTCCGCGCCCAGCATCGCCACCATCGACGGCCAACGCCAGTTGATCATGGGGTTCGGTGACGGGCAGGTGTGGGGGATTCAGCCCCGCACCGGAAAGCAGCTTTGGAAATACGAATTGTCGATGCGCGGCTTGTTCGCCGCGCCATTGGTGGTCGGGGACAAAGTGTTTTGCAGCCACAACGAAGAGAACGTCGGCGAGTCGGCCAACGTGATGGGGGCCGTCGCGGGATTGAAAATTTCCGGCAGCGGTGACCAGACCCAAGCCACCGAATTGTGGAAGCAATTTGAAGTCGTGGCGGGTTTCAGCGAACCGGTTCTGGTCGACGGCCGTTTGTACCTGGTCGACGACCGCTGCAAGATGTGGATCTTTGATGCCGAAACCGGCGAAGCGATCGTCGAACAAGAACGCTTTGCCGACAGTCGCCAGAAATCGGCCCTGTTGTACGCCGACGGCAAGATCTACGTGACGACCGAAAATGGTCGTTGGTCGGTCGTCAAACCGACCGAGGACGGGTTCGAAGTGGTCAACGACGGGCGCCTGCGCAGCGAAGGTTTTGTCGCTTCGCCGATCGTCGCCGACGGACGGTTGTATTTCCAAGGAACGCGCAACCTGTACTGCATCAGCAACGAATCGGCCCGGCAGACCGACCAGCGGATGAGCGACGCCTATGGAGAGGAGACGCCGGTTTCCGAAGACACCGAGATCGCACAGGTCCAGATCGTACCGGTCGAAGCCGTGATCCAACCCGGTGAAACGATCGAGTACAAAGTCAACGTCTTCAACGCGATCGGCCAGAAGCTGGAAACCCCCGACGGTGTCACCTTTCGTGTCGAAGGCGGCGCGGCGTCGATCGACGGCAACACGTTGACCGCGGCAGCCGACGCGGCACACACCGGCGTCCAGGTCGTCGCTCAGCTGGGAGAGGCCACCGGAACGGCACGCGTCCGGGTCATCCCACCGCTGCCCTGGAAATTCACCTTCGACGACTTGAATGATCCCCCATTGTCCTGGGTCGGCGCCCGCTATCGCCACGTGATTCGCGAAATCGACGGATCACCGGCGTTGACGAAAATCAGCACGATCCCCAAGGGGGCCCGAAGCCGCGCCTGGATGGGGCCGAGCGATTTGGCGGAGTACACGATTTCGGCCGATGTCCGCGGTGCCCGAGCACTCGGCGCGCTTCCGGACATCGGGTTGACGGCACACGGTTATGTGCTCGACTTAATGGGCGAGGCTCAACAGGTGCAAATTCGGACCTGGGCGGCGTCGGAGGAACGCTCCTCGGCCGTTGCGGAGTTTCCCTGGTCGGAAGACCAGTGGTACCGCATGAAGTTGCGTGTCGATTTGGGAAGCCAAGCCCCCGCACAGGTCGCCGTGGTCCGCGGCAAAGTTTGGCCTCGCGATCAGCAGGAACCCAAGGAATGGACGTTGACGGTACGGGACGAATCGCCCAACTTGAGCGCCAGCCCCGGTTTGTACGGTAACGCCAAGGTCGCAGAGATCTATCTGGACAATATCGAAGTCGTTGAGAACACCGACGAATAA
- a CDS encoding outer membrane protein assembly factor BamB family protein — MRKQELSAFSMILAAFCLGTLATVTLSGCKPPTAVPRAAATSNTSGSNTTGSNTTVSTGWVSNTTANTTVAAETPVAEIPMPAEPETLELPAAEPVADTPAPAETETAETETTEPVAGTPEATAPAASEPAASEPAASEPVAKVAAKPAGDADTGRQSDATTLVAEYSDPDEVVAAGKDWPQWGGSRLRNNTPGVTGLPQTWNIGKFDRRTGEWDKSDVENIVWYANLGSQTYGNPVVAGGRVFVGTNNGAGHLKRYPSKVDLGCLLAFNEADGEFLWQHSSEKLITGRVHDWPLQGICCAPLVEGNRLWFVTSRGEVRCLDTEGFHDNEDDGPVKDEVAFVAELMLASDEGKAAVAALGEGKLSEALVEALATAGEEVSGDVKIEAVNEGASWVATGNFGGVDRSFELKKAGPRLSVFKNLGVSDKRDADTIWIFNMMTELGTSQHNMCSCSVTSYGDYLFVNTSNGLDESHLNLPAPDAPTFLCMNKNTGELLWQDSSPGTNILHGQWSSPTVAVLGGVPQVLFCGGDGWLYSFKADGGVDGQPELLWKFDCNPKESKWVIGGEGTRNNLIATPVVYNDLVYIAVGQDPEHGEGEGHFWCIDPNKRGNVSPQLAMKVEGDTRTEIPHKRIQAVEPENGEIAVDNPNSAVVWHYSLSDNNDDGEIDFEEEMHRTIGTCAIKDDVIYVADFSGLLHCLDARGENGQAKVHFTYDMFAQSWGSPLIADGHVYVGDEDGDVAIFQFGPQYNEPIEEINMGSSVYSTPIAANGRIYISTKDKLFAIEKQSK, encoded by the coding sequence ATGCGAAAACAAGAACTCTCGGCGTTCTCGATGATTTTGGCTGCATTTTGTCTCGGCACGCTCGCCACCGTGACGCTTAGCGGTTGCAAGCCGCCGACCGCGGTGCCACGTGCCGCGGCGACCAGCAACACATCGGGTAGCAACACGACCGGCAGCAACACGACGGTGTCGACCGGCTGGGTTTCCAATACCACCGCCAACACCACCGTCGCGGCCGAAACACCGGTCGCTGAGATCCCGATGCCGGCCGAACCGGAAACGCTGGAATTGCCGGCTGCCGAACCGGTCGCCGACACGCCTGCACCGGCTGAAACCGAAACGGCCGAAACCGAAACGACTGAGCCGGTGGCCGGCACGCCCGAGGCTACCGCGCCTGCAGCCAGCGAGCCTGCAGCCAGCGAGCCTGCAGCCAGCGAGCCCGTCGCCAAGGTCGCTGCCAAGCCGGCCGGTGACGCCGATACGGGGCGTCAATCGGACGCGACCACGTTGGTCGCCGAGTATTCCGACCCGGATGAAGTGGTTGCGGCCGGAAAGGACTGGCCCCAGTGGGGCGGATCACGGCTGCGAAACAACACGCCCGGCGTGACCGGTTTGCCACAGACCTGGAACATCGGCAAGTTTGACCGTCGGACCGGCGAGTGGGACAAGAGCGATGTGGAGAACATTGTTTGGTATGCCAATCTGGGCAGCCAGACGTACGGCAACCCCGTCGTCGCCGGCGGTCGCGTCTTCGTCGGGACCAACAACGGAGCCGGGCACCTGAAACGCTATCCGTCCAAGGTCGACTTGGGATGTCTGTTGGCATTCAACGAAGCCGACGGCGAATTTTTGTGGCAACACAGCAGCGAAAAACTGATCACCGGCCGTGTCCACGACTGGCCGCTGCAAGGGATTTGCTGTGCCCCGTTGGTCGAAGGCAATCGGCTATGGTTCGTCACCAGCCGTGGCGAAGTCCGCTGTTTGGACACCGAAGGGTTTCATGACAACGAAGACGACGGTCCGGTGAAGGACGAGGTGGCGTTTGTCGCCGAGTTGATGCTCGCCAGCGACGAAGGCAAGGCGGCGGTGGCCGCGTTGGGCGAAGGCAAGCTTTCCGAGGCACTTGTCGAAGCGCTCGCAACGGCCGGCGAAGAAGTCAGCGGCGATGTCAAAATCGAAGCGGTCAACGAAGGCGCCAGCTGGGTCGCGACGGGCAATTTCGGCGGCGTCGATCGGTCATTCGAGTTGAAAAAGGCCGGCCCGCGATTGAGCGTGTTCAAGAACCTGGGCGTGTCGGACAAACGCGATGCCGACACGATTTGGATTTTCAACATGATGACGGAACTGGGCACCAGCCAACACAACATGTGCTCGTGCAGCGTGACCAGCTACGGCGACTACTTGTTCGTCAACACCAGCAACGGTTTGGACGAATCCCACTTGAACTTGCCCGCTCCGGATGCACCGACGTTCTTGTGCATGAACAAGAACACCGGCGAACTGCTGTGGCAAGATTCTTCGCCGGGAACCAACATCCTGCACGGTCAATGGTCCAGCCCCACCGTCGCTGTGCTCGGCGGCGTCCCGCAAGTCCTGTTCTGTGGCGGTGACGGTTGGTTGTATAGCTTCAAGGCCGATGGCGGCGTCGATGGACAACCGGAATTGCTGTGGAAGTTCGACTGCAATCCCAAAGAATCCAAGTGGGTTATCGGCGGTGAAGGAACGCGAAACAATTTGATCGCAACCCCGGTCGTCTACAACGATCTGGTTTACATCGCTGTCGGACAGGACCCCGAGCACGGTGAGGGCGAAGGTCACTTTTGGTGCATCGACCCCAACAAACGCGGCAACGTGTCGCCGCAATTGGCGATGAAGGTCGAAGGCGACACGCGGACCGAGATCCCGCACAAGCGGATTCAAGCGGTTGAACCGGAAAATGGAGAAATTGCGGTCGACAATCCGAATTCGGCCGTGGTCTGGCACTACTCGCTGTCGGACAACAACGACGACGGCGAAATCGACTTTGAAGAGGAAATGCACCGCACGATCGGCACCTGTGCGATCAAAGACGACGTGATCTACGTCGCCGACTTCTCGGGGCTGCTGCACTGTCTGGACGCCCGTGGGGAGAACGGCCAGGCGAAGGTCCACTTCACCTATGACATGTTCGCCCAAAGCTGGGGCAGCCCGCTGATCGCCGATGGCCACGTCTACGTCGGTGACGAAGACGGTGATGTCGCGATTTTCCAGTTCGGTCCGCAGTACAACGAACCGATCGAAGAGATCAACATGGGCAGCAGTGTGTACAGCACGCCGATCGCCGCCAATGGCCGGATCTACATCAGCACGAAAGACAAGTTGTTCGCCATCGAGAAGCAATCGAAATGA
- a CDS encoding response regulator → MTKTVVDCGNCGPDFHSIRQFVTSNFDCVVVQSHNAEETLELLRRRDVALVTVNRKLDRDYSDGMEVVKKIKADQQVGQVPVMLVTNYEEHQQAAMEAGCVRGFGKLALRDPGTVELLQPFLGST, encoded by the coding sequence ATGACGAAGACTGTTGTCGACTGTGGCAATTGCGGTCCCGATTTTCATTCGATCCGTCAGTTCGTGACCTCCAATTTTGATTGTGTCGTTGTGCAATCGCACAACGCGGAGGAGACCCTGGAGTTGCTGCGCCGGCGCGATGTCGCGCTGGTGACGGTGAACCGGAAACTGGATCGCGATTATTCCGACGGAATGGAAGTTGTCAAAAAGATTAAGGCCGATCAGCAGGTCGGCCAAGTGCCGGTGATGTTGGTCACCAATTACGAAGAACACCAGCAGGCAGCGATGGAGGCCGGTTGCGTGCGTGGGTTCGGAAAACTCGCCTTGCGTGATCCCGGGACCGTCGAATTGCTTCAACCGTTTTTGGGTTCGACTTGA
- a CDS encoding DMT family transporter, with amino-acid sequence MNHSTTFFLIAICVGLLAGGLLGTQPSINGSLGKSVAHPLQASLISFGSGTAILLVLTLALGGFPPQFVVSPRSLPWWIWFGGAIGVVMVSTSLLIVPRIGSLPWFAAVMTGQTVAALLLDHYGLLGNPKTPVSTLRVGGTLLLVLGILAIVGARRLETTQDTAVEVLDTEQEHQGE; translated from the coding sequence TTGAACCATTCCACCACGTTCTTTTTGATCGCCATTTGTGTCGGCCTGCTGGCCGGCGGGCTGCTCGGGACACAGCCGAGCATCAACGGGTCACTCGGGAAAAGTGTCGCGCACCCGTTGCAAGCGTCACTGATTTCGTTCGGCAGCGGGACGGCGATTCTGTTGGTGTTGACGCTGGCGCTGGGCGGGTTTCCGCCCCAGTTTGTGGTGTCGCCGCGCAGTTTACCGTGGTGGATTTGGTTCGGCGGTGCGATCGGCGTGGTGATGGTGTCCACGTCGCTGTTGATCGTCCCGCGAATCGGGTCACTGCCCTGGTTTGCCGCGGTCATGACCGGTCAAACGGTCGCGGCGTTGTTGTTGGATCACTACGGTTTGCTCGGTAACCCCAAGACGCCGGTTTCCACGTTGCGCGTCGGCGGAACGCTGTTGTTGGTGTTGGGCATCCTGGCGATCGTCGGCGCAAGGCGGCTGGAGACGACGCAGGATACTGCGGTCGAGGTCTTGGATACCGAGCAAGAGCACCAAGGGGAGTAG
- a CDS encoding RNA polymerase sigma factor, whose translation MPNEFQADDTDSPGERSENASLDQVWQNFGGQLRRRARTRLRQYGLTGQTESMDICNEVMVDLAKRTDAESLTADDVLSYILRAIDNEVVDTFRTLARHCRDFRRNEATPVEDIKLRGGQTSPSQIALRREVADRVRSILGDRDALALDMMLQNHDWNEIGQRLGVKPDTARMRVRRALDRARDEIGLPESP comes from the coding sequence ATGCCAAATGAATTCCAAGCCGACGACACTGATTCGCCCGGCGAGCGCTCCGAGAACGCGTCGTTGGATCAGGTGTGGCAAAACTTTGGCGGTCAGCTTCGCCGCCGCGCCCGCACGCGTCTGCGACAATACGGTTTGACCGGGCAAACCGAGTCGATGGACATCTGCAATGAAGTGATGGTGGACTTGGCAAAGCGAACCGACGCCGAGTCGCTGACGGCGGACGATGTGTTGTCGTACATCCTGCGCGCGATCGATAACGAAGTGGTGGACACGTTTCGCACGCTGGCGCGCCACTGTCGCGATTTTCGTCGCAACGAAGCGACGCCGGTCGAAGACATCAAACTGCGTGGCGGGCAGACTTCGCCCAGCCAAATCGCGTTGCGGAGGGAAGTTGCCGACCGGGTTCGGTCGATCCTGGGCGATCGCGACGCACTCGCGCTGGACATGATGTTGCAGAACCACGACTGGAACGAAATCGGCCAAAGGCTGGGGGTCAAACCTGACACCGCGCGGATGCGGGTGCGACGGGCACTCGATCGGGCCCGCGATGAAATCGGTTTGCCGGAGTCGCCGTGA
- a CDS encoding protein kinase family protein: MGEPRPSSSSADDGRDTPLGGAAIDALIGWLRRQREIHPVTPLVELVDPTSLPASGLVELAAVDLIGQRRRGRDVIAEDYLQQVPGLADRENDLLDLIDAELCVRRELGERCDAEFFIERFPQLADSIRQLIHLEFRPGEIHRGPATVAPGDSLEWDCSVAQRQMTIAGAPPRGGRPEEELAQDDSIDVPIPIKPPEWMVGARCIATMQLPRGRCWLVKGRDTQHSDTVAMKIIPLPATLGRLQRTRILDICEGTSNVTHPAWGAPRIAAINNGHLAVVRPWVFGNPFGQAAPGSDATQRFSMLVRVAFALAAAHRVGATHGSVTTNNLVVDHRSQVNLIDAASGVAAWSESLAAWDRDLSDTLADRIRGDTIGLVSLITTECLRTRDRQVSRWIRRITDGIPLHDADACAMIGESLQRLIDEPSEERRDEGAWWRKPFRRD, translated from the coding sequence ATGGGTGAGCCCCGCCCCTCGTCTTCGTCCGCCGATGACGGCCGCGACACGCCGTTGGGGGGAGCCGCAATCGATGCATTGATCGGATGGTTGCGGCGTCAGCGCGAGATCCATCCGGTCACTCCGCTGGTCGAACTGGTCGACCCGACGTCGTTGCCGGCAAGCGGTCTGGTGGAATTGGCTGCGGTCGACTTGATCGGCCAACGTCGACGCGGCCGGGATGTGATTGCCGAAGATTACTTGCAACAGGTTCCAGGGCTTGCCGACCGCGAGAATGATCTTCTGGATCTGATCGATGCCGAGCTTTGCGTCCGTCGGGAACTTGGCGAGCGTTGCGATGCCGAGTTCTTTATTGAACGTTTCCCCCAGCTGGCCGATTCGATTCGCCAATTGATCCATTTGGAATTTCGGCCGGGCGAGATTCATCGGGGCCCTGCCACGGTCGCTCCCGGCGACAGTCTTGAATGGGATTGCTCGGTGGCCCAGCGTCAGATGACGATCGCAGGGGCGCCGCCTCGCGGCGGCCGGCCGGAGGAAGAGCTTGCCCAAGACGATTCGATCGACGTGCCGATCCCGATCAAGCCTCCTGAGTGGATGGTCGGTGCCCGCTGTATCGCCACGATGCAACTGCCGCGTGGGCGTTGTTGGTTGGTCAAGGGACGTGACACCCAGCACAGTGACACGGTGGCTATGAAGATCATCCCGCTGCCGGCGACGCTGGGGCGTTTGCAGCGGACACGTATTTTGGACATCTGTGAAGGCACCAGCAACGTGACGCATCCCGCCTGGGGCGCGCCGCGGATCGCGGCCATCAACAACGGGCACCTTGCGGTGGTTCGGCCCTGGGTTTTTGGCAATCCGTTCGGGCAGGCCGCTCCGGGATCAGACGCGACCCAACGGTTTTCGATGCTGGTACGTGTGGCGTTTGCACTCGCGGCGGCACACCGCGTGGGTGCCACGCATGGCAGTGTGACGACCAACAACTTGGTCGTCGATCACCGATCGCAGGTCAACCTGATCGATGCCGCGTCGGGGGTCGCCGCCTGGTCGGAATCACTGGCCGCGTGGGACCGTGATCTTTCGGACACGCTCGCCGATCGCATCCGTGGTGACACGATCGGATTGGTTTCGTTGATCACAACGGAGTGTTTGCGGACGCGTGATCGGCAGGTGTCGCGTTGGATCCGACGGATCACCGACGGGATCCCGCTCCATGATGCGGATGCGTGCGCGATGATCGGCGAGTCGCTGCAGCGGCTGATCGACGAGCCGTCGGAGGAGCGGCGCGATGAGGGGGCTTGGTGGCGGAAGCCATTTCGCCGCGATTGA
- a CDS encoding class I SAM-dependent methyltransferase, whose amino-acid sequence MFVRQLFNEMSATYGIVNLVSSFGFCRRWRRQCIEQVSYAESLTVVDLMTGMGELCPAIAKRIGPRGKIVAVDNSPVMCGKARQNHDGRLGCDLDVREEDALGSQIPDASVDVVVSSFGLKTFSHEQTVALAHEVHRILKPGGSFSFIEISVPPARWLRVPYLFYLHTLIPIIGRVLMGNPDNYRMLGVYTVAFGDCQSAISAFQQAGLDPSRRSYFFGCATGLVGRKLQMPSSASQGS is encoded by the coding sequence ATGTTTGTTCGTCAGCTGTTCAACGAGATGTCGGCGACGTATGGGATCGTCAATCTGGTTTCGTCATTCGGTTTTTGTCGTCGTTGGCGACGGCAGTGCATCGAGCAGGTATCGTATGCCGAGTCGTTGACCGTGGTCGACTTGATGACCGGCATGGGCGAACTCTGCCCTGCGATCGCCAAACGAATCGGTCCACGGGGCAAGATCGTCGCGGTCGACAACTCCCCGGTCATGTGTGGCAAGGCACGACAGAACCACGACGGACGACTCGGCTGCGATTTAGACGTTCGCGAAGAAGATGCGCTCGGCAGCCAGATCCCGGATGCGTCGGTCGATGTGGTCGTGTCGTCGTTCGGGTTGAAGACGTTTTCGCACGAACAGACCGTTGCATTGGCACACGAGGTCCATCGCATCCTAAAACCCGGCGGCTCGTTTTCCTTCATCGAGATCTCGGTGCCGCCGGCACGCTGGCTCCGTGTGCCCTACCTGTTCTACTTACACACGCTGATTCCGATCATCGGTCGGGTCTTGATGGGCAATCCCGACAACTATCGCATGCTGGGTGTCTACACCGTCGCCTTCGGAGATTGCCAGAGTGCAATTTCGGCGTTTCAGCAGGCCGGATTGGATCCCAGCCGGCGATCGTATTTCTTCGGATGCGCGACGGGGCTGGTCGGCAGGAAGCTTCAAATGCCTTCCAGCGCCTCGCAGGGTTCGTAA